A window from Pyrococcus yayanosii CH1 encodes these proteins:
- a CDS encoding DUF4152 family protein: protein MKIVAADTGGALLDDAYQPVGLIATVAVLVRKPYKTAEENIVKFSDPFSYDLSGRQAIRDEVLLAIELAKKARPDVIHLDSTLGGIELRKLDEPTVDALPISDRGKEVWKELSKELQPLAKRFWEETGVEILAIGKDSVPVRIAEIYAGIYSAKWALEYARENGPVKVGLPRYMRVEIGAGWIKGESLDPREGGLYGEIQVETDDVKWELYPNPVARRFMVLEVRPKI, encoded by the coding sequence ATGAAGATAGTGGCGGCGGACACTGGTGGGGCCCTGTTGGATGATGCCTACCAGCCGGTCGGCCTCATAGCCACGGTGGCTGTCCTCGTTCGCAAACCCTACAAGACTGCTGAGGAGAATATAGTCAAGTTCTCAGACCCTTTCAGCTACGACCTAAGTGGCAGACAGGCAATAAGGGACGAAGTTCTGCTGGCGATTGAATTGGCTAAGAAGGCCAGGCCAGATGTCATTCATCTGGACTCTACCCTCGGCGGAATAGAGTTAAGGAAGCTCGATGAGCCTACCGTCGATGCTCTGCCGATATCAGACAGGGGAAAGGAAGTCTGGAAGGAGCTGAGTAAGGAGTTACAGCCGCTTGCCAAGAGGTTCTGGGAGGAGACGGGCGTTGAGATACTCGCCATAGGGAAGGATAGCGTGCCCGTGAGGATAGCCGAGATATATGCCGGCATATACTCGGCCAAGTGGGCCTTGGAATACGCCCGGGAAAATGGTCCCGTGAAGGTTGGCTTGCCCCGCTATATGCGAGTGGAGATAGGGGCTGGGTGGATAAAGGGGGAGAGCCTTGACCCAAGGGAAGGGGGTCTTTACGGAGAAATTCAGGTGGAAACGGATGATGTGAAGTGGGAGCTCTATCCCAATCCGGTGGCCCGGAGGTTCATGGTGCTGGAAGTTAGGCCAAAAATTTGA
- a CDS encoding LSm family protein, with protein sequence MEPLMDRVLREWRGKRVAITIGSEHSFTGILEDFDGEVLLLRNVVDVVGNRGKAMIVALEDVSWIMLLE encoded by the coding sequence ATGGAGCCGCTCATGGATAGGGTTCTGAGGGAGTGGAGGGGAAAGAGGGTCGCCATAACGATAGGGAGCGAGCACTCCTTCACAGGAATTTTGGAAGATTTTGACGGGGAGGTGCTGTTGCTTAGAAATGTTGTCGATGTTGTGGGAAACAGGGGCAAGGCCATGATAGTAGCCCTGGAGGATGTCAGCTGGATAATGCTCCTGGAGTGA
- a CDS encoding molybdopterin-guanine dinucleotide biosynthesis protein MobB, with protein MKAVAFVGYKKSGKTTTIEAVARVLRERGHRIAIAKSMHVDFDRENSDTWRFSQIAEAVIVHAHDTDALLFKAKDMNALFSMVSADFLLLEGFKSVKHVPKIICARDAKEVEELNDGLAIAVSGVVAGTGVTEIVGLPVIDATREPERLADLIEKRAFMLPNINCRMCGYTCYEMAKMIVKGEKTPKDCVVLSSKPRVAVRIDDQPLPMKDWVQELVEKTIKGMLSAMKGYREGRKIEIVIRDE; from the coding sequence ATGAAGGCTGTTGCCTTCGTTGGTTACAAGAAGAGTGGCAAAACGACGACAATTGAGGCTGTTGCGAGGGTTCTCAGGGAGAGGGGCCACCGCATCGCCATAGCCAAGAGCATGCATGTTGACTTCGACAGGGAAAACAGCGATACCTGGCGCTTCTCACAGATTGCAGAGGCCGTTATCGTCCATGCTCACGACACCGATGCGCTCCTCTTCAAAGCTAAGGACATGAACGCTCTGTTCTCGATGGTTTCAGCTGACTTCCTGCTGCTGGAGGGCTTCAAGTCGGTCAAGCACGTCCCCAAGATAATATGTGCCAGAGACGCTAAGGAAGTCGAGGAGCTCAACGACGGCCTGGCAATAGCTGTGAGCGGTGTGGTTGCTGGTACGGGCGTGACGGAGATTGTGGGCCTGCCCGTGATAGACGCCACGCGGGAGCCGGAGAGGTTGGCTGACCTAATAGAAAAGCGGGCCTTTATGCTTCCTAACATAAACTGCCGCATGTGCGGCTACACATGCTATGAGATGGCCAAGATGATAGTGAAGGGTGAAAAAACACCCAAGGACTGCGTCGTTCTAAGCTCAAAGCCAAGGGTGGCCGTGAGGATAGACGACCAGCCTCTCCCGATGAAGGACTGGGTGCAGGAGCTCGTGGAGAAGACTATAAAGGGCATGCTCTCGGCAATGAAGGGCTACAGGGAAGGGAGGAAGATAGAGATTGTGATTAGGGATGAGTGA
- a CDS encoding PIN domain-containing protein, whose translation MWFFKNNGLSLKEAKEMLNEYTSDPRSRNLREDANIVRKALLLLEEEKLSLSRFNDAILATFDKKLRKLAKRRGVKTI comes from the coding sequence GTGTGGTTCTTCAAGAACAATGGACTTTCACTCAAAGAAGCAAAGGAAATGCTTAATGAGTACACAAGCGACCCGAGATCTAGAAACCTAAGGGAAGATGCAAACATCGTGAGAAAAGCCCTTCTCCTGCTTGAAGAAGAAAAGCTCTCATTGTCACGCTTCAACGATGCAATACTTGCAACGTTCGATAAAAAGCTGAGAAAGCTTGCCAAGAGGAGAGGAGTTAAGACAATTTAG
- a CDS encoding adenosylcobinamide amidohydrolase, producing the protein MFSHFIKHFEEPLLALSNAPHRGGLATARGFFFMQVHKNYSGDYRRDCAEFEREHGLSGFVGFMTAVDVTKVLAVAKEGPVEAYVTAGITNPAIAGDEPPPWKPGTINIALVIQEGLTVGAMANAIMTATEAKTYTLLTLGYNATGTTSDGIGVFAPPGDVEWAGTATRLGLATGRAVRRALEESIERWERSRGEYSRLVRA; encoded by the coding sequence ATGTTCTCCCACTTTATTAAGCACTTCGAAGAGCCTCTGCTCGCCCTCAGCAACGCCCCCCATAGGGGAGGCCTAGCCACGGCAAGGGGCTTCTTCTTCATGCAGGTTCACAAGAACTACTCCGGGGATTATAGAAGGGACTGCGCCGAATTTGAGAGGGAACATGGCCTGAGCGGCTTCGTCGGCTTCATGACGGCCGTGGATGTAACCAAGGTGCTCGCTGTTGCAAAGGAAGGGCCGGTAGAGGCCTACGTGACGGCTGGAATAACAAATCCTGCTATAGCAGGAGATGAGCCGCCTCCGTGGAAACCTGGCACCATAAATATCGCCCTCGTCATCCAGGAGGGTCTCACGGTTGGTGCAATGGCGAACGCAATAATGACGGCCACGGAGGCAAAGACATACACCCTGCTGACCCTCGGTTACAATGCAACTGGAACGACGAGCGACGGCATCGGAGTGTTCGCACCCCCCGGAGATGTTGAGTGGGCCGGCACCGCCACAAGGCTCGGCCTCGCCACCGGTCGGGCTGTCAGGAGGGCCTTGGAGGAGAGTATCGAGAGATGGGAGAGAAGCCGGGGAGAATATTCCAGGTTGGTGAGAGCATGA
- a CDS encoding YciI family protein codes for MYMAEFKLRFGSRKWYVRRIVEADSYEKAVEIARKYAEAMNRGEVVWELADVYEANRPLIIGEEELKKLR; via the coding sequence ATGTATATGGCCGAGTTCAAGCTCAGGTTCGGGAGTAGGAAGTGGTACGTGAGGAGAATCGTTGAGGCGGACAGCTACGAGAAGGCCGTCGAGATAGCGAGGAAGTACGCCGAGGCCATGAACAGGGGAGAAGTCGTGTGGGAGCTCGCAGACGTTTACGAGGCCAACAGACCCCTCATTATAGGGGAGGAGGAGTTGAAGAAACTACGCTGA
- a CDS encoding AbrB/MazE/SpoVT family DNA-binding domain-containing protein, with amino-acid sequence MPAEIRKALGIKEGELLEVKLEGDRIILQRLKRKRKTLKLGRSLSTEEIERSIEEGMRECMPPTF; translated from the coding sequence ATTCCCGCGGAGATAAGAAAAGCACTCGGCATAAAAGAAGGCGAACTGCTTGAAGTTAAACTTGAAGGCGATAGGATAATCCTCCAGAGACTAAAAAGAAAAAGAAAGACTCTGAAGCTTGGAAGAAGCTTGAGCACAGAGGAAATAGAGAGGTCAATTGAGGAGGGCATGAGAGAATGCATGCCACCAACGTTTTAA
- a CDS encoding asparaginase — protein MRLLILGMGGTIASVPSEEGYESSLSVEEILRLAGLELKWEVEARDLLNIDSTLIQPEDWVLLAETVFEAFEEFDGVVITHGTDTLAYTASMLSFMVRNPPVPIVLTGAMRPITEPGSDAPRNLWTALRFAIEGVPGVYVAFMDKVMLGVRVSKVRAVGLNAFQSINYPDIAYVKGNRIHWNAKPPKLEGEPVLDTRHEPRVLVLRLVPGMEGDVLEAALELGYRGIVLEGYGVGGIPYRGRDLLDVVRRVATEIPVVMTTQTLYDGVDLTKYKVGRKALEVGVIPAGDMTKEATITKLMWILGHTRDVGEVRRLMLTNMVGEIGKSA, from the coding sequence ATGAGACTGCTGATACTGGGGATGGGAGGGACGATAGCCAGCGTTCCGAGCGAAGAAGGATATGAGAGCTCCCTTTCCGTTGAGGAAATCCTGAGGCTCGCGGGCCTTGAATTAAAGTGGGAGGTAGAAGCTAGAGACCTTTTGAACATTGACAGCACTCTAATCCAGCCCGAGGATTGGGTTCTGCTAGCTGAGACCGTCTTCGAGGCCTTCGAGGAGTTCGATGGGGTGGTGATTACCCATGGAACCGATACGCTGGCTTACACAGCCTCCATGCTGAGCTTCATGGTGAGGAACCCTCCCGTGCCGATAGTCCTGACGGGGGCAATGAGGCCCATCACAGAGCCGGGCAGCGATGCGCCAAGGAACTTGTGGACCGCCTTGAGGTTCGCTATAGAAGGTGTTCCGGGGGTTTACGTGGCCTTCATGGATAAAGTCATGCTGGGCGTGAGGGTCTCTAAGGTGAGGGCTGTAGGTCTTAACGCCTTTCAGAGCATAAACTATCCAGACATCGCCTACGTAAAGGGCAACAGGATTCACTGGAATGCTAAACCTCCCAAACTAGAGGGGGAGCCCGTTCTTGACACGCGTCATGAGCCAAGGGTTCTCGTCCTCAGGCTCGTTCCGGGGATGGAGGGGGACGTGCTGGAAGCCGCCCTTGAGCTCGGGTACAGGGGGATAGTCCTCGAGGGATACGGGGTTGGTGGAATTCCCTATAGAGGTAGGGACCTCCTTGATGTGGTGAGAAGAGTGGCAACGGAAATTCCGGTCGTAATGACGACCCAGACTCTCTATGATGGTGTTGACCTGACGAAGTACAAAGTTGGCAGAAAGGCCTTGGAGGTGGGCGTCATACCCGCGGGAGACATGACGAAGGAAGCCACAATTACTAAGCTCATGTGGATCCTCGGCCACACGAGGGACGTAGGAGAGGTAAGGAGGCTTATGCTGACTAATATGGTGGGAGAAATAGGAAAATCAGCGTAG